The following are encoded in a window of Chitinophagaceae bacterium genomic DNA:
- the hydA gene encoding dihydropyrimidinase has product MSLLIKNAHIIGAADDYTGDIFIQGESIVAVGKNLDAKADREIDATGLLAFPGCIDPHVHLEMPFMGTFSSDDYETGTRAALYGGTTTVIDFILQKQGNSLYDAFNEWSGRANGNAVGDYSFHMAVTDFNENTCKEIVGLIEKEGITSFKIFMAYKGALMIDDKQMVGLMNEVKTRGGMVTVHATNGDMIDFLIAKNRAEGNRAPLYHYLSQPEITEAEASERFASIAGYTGCPGYIVHMTCEGALNAVRNNNRENQKVFAETCIQYLLLDASLYEQDFDGAKWVMSPPLREKKDQEALWAGINQGLVQVVATDHCPFKWEQKLMGKDDFSKIPNGHPAIEHRVELLYSEGVRKRRITLNKFVEVLSTNPAKIFGMFPRKGCIAPGSDADIVLFDPDKEHTIRVSTHHMNTDYSAYEGWELTGKCKTVLLRGQVVIDDGKCLVEKGNGKYIKRNKVSKLI; this is encoded by the coding sequence GGACTGCTTGCTTTTCCCGGGTGCATTGACCCGCACGTACACCTGGAAATGCCCTTCATGGGAACCTTCAGCAGTGATGATTACGAAACAGGTACCCGGGCAGCACTCTATGGCGGTACTACTACCGTGATTGATTTCATTCTTCAAAAACAGGGTAATTCTTTATACGATGCATTCAACGAATGGAGCGGAAGGGCCAATGGAAATGCAGTCGGCGATTACAGCTTCCACATGGCTGTAACCGATTTCAATGAGAACACCTGTAAAGAGATCGTTGGCCTTATTGAAAAAGAAGGCATCACCTCATTCAAAATTTTCATGGCTTATAAAGGCGCCCTGATGATCGATGATAAACAGATGGTGGGACTGATGAATGAAGTAAAGACACGGGGCGGGATGGTCACGGTGCATGCAACCAATGGCGACATGATCGACTTTTTAATTGCTAAGAACAGGGCCGAAGGAAACAGGGCGCCGCTGTATCATTATTTATCCCAGCCGGAGATCACGGAAGCGGAAGCCTCGGAACGTTTTGCTTCCATAGCAGGTTACACGGGCTGCCCGGGCTATATTGTACACATGACCTGCGAAGGCGCATTGAATGCAGTGCGTAACAATAACCGGGAAAATCAAAAAGTATTTGCAGAGACCTGTATCCAGTATTTATTACTGGATGCTTCTTTATACGAACAAGATTTCGATGGTGCCAAATGGGTGATGAGCCCGCCGCTGCGGGAGAAGAAAGACCAGGAAGCTTTGTGGGCCGGTATCAACCAGGGATTGGTACAGGTGGTGGCAACAGACCATTGTCCGTTCAAATGGGAACAAAAATTAATGGGCAAGGATGATTTTTCTAAAATACCGAACGGGCATCCGGCTATTGAGCACCGGGTAGAGTTATTGTACAGTGAAGGAGTAAGAAAGAGAAGGATCACCCTGAATAAGTTTGTGGAGGTCTTATCCACCAACCCGGCAAAGATATTCGGCATGTTTCCCAGGAAGGGTTGCATAGCACCGGGTTCTGACGCTGACATCGTTTTATTCGATCCTGATAAAGAACATACCATCCGTGTATCAACGCATCATATGAATACCGACTATTCTGCCTATGAAGGATGGGAACTGACCGGGAAATGTAAAACTGTCCTGTTAAGAGGCCAGGTTGTTATTGATGATGGAAAATGCCTGGTGGAAAAAGGGAATGGCAAATATATAAAGAGAAATAAAGTATCTAAATTAATATAG
- a CDS encoding acyltransferase, with protein MPRIIKSGLIQMSLPKTEGEGTIKEIVDAMVQKHIPYIEEAGKKGVQILCLQEIFNTPYFCPGQDPKWYASAETVPGPTTELMAQYAKKYNMVIIVPIYEKEQAGVLYNTAAVIDADGTYLGKYRKNHIPHTSGFWEKFFFKPGNLGYPVFQTKYAKVGVYICYDRHFPDGARCLGLNGAEIVYNPSATVAGLSQYLWKLEQPAHAAANGYFMGCINRVGEEKPWNLGKFYGSSYFVDPRGQIFAQASEDKDELLIAEFDLDMIDQVRNVWQFFRDRRPETYGKLVEL; from the coding sequence ATGCCAAGGATAATTAAATCCGGATTGATTCAAATGAGTTTGCCAAAAACGGAAGGGGAAGGAACGATCAAAGAAATTGTGGACGCCATGGTGCAGAAACATATTCCTTATATTGAAGAGGCCGGGAAGAAAGGGGTACAGATCCTTTGCCTGCAGGAAATTTTCAATACACCTTATTTCTGCCCCGGGCAGGATCCAAAGTGGTATGCAAGCGCAGAAACGGTTCCGGGACCCACAACCGAACTGATGGCACAGTATGCGAAGAAATACAACATGGTCATCATTGTTCCCATTTATGAAAAAGAACAGGCCGGTGTTCTATACAATACCGCTGCTGTAATTGATGCGGATGGAACCTACCTGGGCAAGTACCGCAAGAATCATATCCCGCATACCAGTGGTTTCTGGGAGAAGTTCTTCTTTAAGCCCGGGAACCTGGGCTACCCGGTGTTCCAGACAAAGTATGCGAAAGTGGGTGTGTACATCTGTTACGACCGCCACTTTCCTGACGGGGCAAGATGTTTGGGACTGAACGGCGCCGAGATCGTTTATAATCCTTCTGCAACCGTGGCAGGCCTGTCTCAGTATTTGTGGAAACTGGAACAGCCGGCGCATGCCGCAGCCAATGGATATTTCATGGGTTGTATAAACAGGGTGGGTGAAGAAAAGCCCTGGAACCTGGGCAAGTTTTATGGCAGCAGTTATTTTGTTGACCCCCGTGGACAGATCTTTGCACAGGCAAGTGAAGACAAAGATGAATTGCTGATCGCCGAATTTGACCTGGATATGATCGACCAGGTAAGAAATGTGTGGCAGTTCTTCAGGGACAGGCGGCCGGAGACCTACGGAAAGCTTGTTGAGCTGTAA
- a CDS encoding NAD(P)-dependent oxidoreductase, with the protein MMIKNNRLSQEQYAENFSDIHPPYETADAALVEANRCLFCYDAPCMKSCPTGIDVPKFIKQIATENIKGSAHTIFSSNIMGAGCSKVCPVEKLCEGACVYNLMEEEPISIARLQRYSTEIAMKNNWQLFQRKKIETSNNSPLGDGGKKVAVVGAGPAGLSCAHVLSREGIDVTIFEKESKGGGLMTYGIAAYKVTPKFCEDEVNYILGIGGIEIRYNQELGKDFSLAQLKKEYDAVYLGMGVGVARKLDIPGEKLQGVVDAIKFIYDIRDKGYEEAAVGERVAVIGMGMTAIDAATQAKRLGAKEVTLVYRRTEAEKPCTVVELDIARLDGCRIVWLAAPKKIKGSEGKVKQLVCSVIKLGEPDASGRRSPVDTGETFSLDVDMVIKATGQVPYEGIVKKYKLENKNGKLVIDNHCATNIKGVFAGGDAVNGGKEVVDAVQAGKDGAASILKYLKLC; encoded by the coding sequence ATAATGATCAAAAACAACAGGTTATCCCAAGAGCAATACGCTGAAAACTTCAGCGACATACATCCGCCATATGAAACAGCCGATGCGGCCCTGGTGGAAGCCAACCGCTGTTTGTTCTGCTATGATGCGCCCTGCATGAAAAGTTGTCCTACCGGTATTGATGTCCCTAAGTTCATAAAGCAGATCGCTACAGAAAATATCAAAGGCTCGGCGCATACTATTTTCAGCAGTAATATCATGGGGGCAGGTTGCAGCAAGGTTTGCCCGGTGGAAAAACTTTGCGAGGGCGCCTGCGTGTATAACCTCATGGAAGAAGAGCCCATTTCCATTGCAAGGCTGCAGCGCTATTCTACGGAAATAGCAATGAAAAATAACTGGCAGTTATTCCAACGGAAAAAAATAGAGACTTCAAATAACTCCCCTTTAGGGGATGGGGGTAAAAAAGTGGCGGTTGTTGGTGCCGGCCCTGCCGGGCTGAGCTGTGCACATGTATTATCACGGGAAGGGATCGATGTTACCATTTTTGAAAAAGAAAGCAAGGGTGGTGGCCTGATGACTTATGGCATTGCAGCCTATAAGGTAACGCCGAAATTCTGTGAAGACGAAGTGAATTATATCCTGGGTATTGGTGGTATTGAGATAAGATACAACCAGGAACTGGGTAAGGATTTTTCACTGGCACAACTAAAAAAGGAATACGATGCCGTTTACCTGGGAATGGGCGTTGGGGTTGCAAGAAAACTGGATATACCCGGGGAAAAACTGCAGGGTGTTGTGGATGCCATAAAATTCATTTATGATATCCGTGACAAGGGTTATGAAGAAGCGGCAGTTGGCGAACGGGTAGCAGTTATTGGAATGGGGATGACCGCTATTGATGCAGCCACACAGGCAAAAAGATTAGGCGCTAAGGAAGTGACATTGGTTTACAGAAGAACAGAAGCTGAAAAGCCCTGTACGGTTGTTGAATTGGATATTGCCAGGCTGGATGGATGCAGGATCGTCTGGCTGGCTGCACCAAAAAAGATAAAAGGTTCAGAAGGAAAAGTAAAACAACTTGTTTGCAGTGTGATCAAATTGGGTGAACCGGATGCTTCAGGCCGCCGTTCCCCTGTTGACACCGGCGAAACCTTTTCGCTGGATGTTGATATGGTGATCAAGGCGACAGGGCAAGTCCCTTATGAAGGAATAGTAAAGAAATATAAACTGGAGAACAAGAACGGGAAACTGGTTATTGATAACCATTGTGCCACGAATATCAAAGGCGTATTTGCCGGCGGCGATGCGGTGAATGGTGGTAAAGAAGTGGTAGATGCCGTGCAGGCCGGGAAGGACGGGGCAGCCTCTATTTTGAAATACCTTAAGCTATGT